In one ANME-2 cluster archaeon genomic region, the following are encoded:
- a CDS encoding NADH-quinone oxidoreductase subunit K produces MNNTFLSLTIAILFGIGTFLILRRDIVRVIIGLGILSHAVNVLIVSVGIFDGTRVPILSGSHNATETASSVFNDNLAEGILSPVIQAGTHIDYVDPLVQALVLTAIVISLATTAFILILAYRIHEEYGTTDIRELRRLWG; encoded by the coding sequence ATGAACAACACATTCCTTTCACTGACCATAGCCATCCTGTTCGGTATTGGCACGTTCCTTATTCTGCGTCGGGACATTGTCAGAGTTATCATAGGGCTGGGTATCCTTTCCCATGCAGTGAACGTATTGATAGTATCTGTTGGGATATTTGACGGTACGCGGGTTCCGATACTTTCCGGTTCACATAACGCAACCGAAACAGCGAGTTCGGTTTTCAATGATAATCTGGCCGAAGGTATTTTGAGCCCTGTTATACAGGCAGGTACCCATATAGATTATGTGGACCCGCTGGTACAGGCTCTTGTACTTACTGCCATTGTTATCAGTCTTGCAACAACTGCTTTCATCCTCATACTTGCATACCGTATACATGAAGAGTATGGGACAACTGATATTCGGGAACTCAGGAGGTTATGGGGATGA